In a genomic window of Amphiprion ocellaris isolate individual 3 ecotype Okinawa chromosome 11, ASM2253959v1, whole genome shotgun sequence:
- the LOC118469880 gene encoding uncharacterized protein LOC118469880, producing MAARRVLWPKEEVEASLSSVADQRRRRELDGAARNDRVSQWLSQMDAKWRESGLDSAAGLLKTKLEDESLSTCEPDSTSIMEPPSSPASTSDSENFARTPSTSSTSQQRPISGKRKRGHRKLDLASILGEMQAAEERRRAQHDEHFQLLLSSAREAREQEVALQEQEVALRREEMAQNAAFHQAVLNLMEKLLEAMSSWRE from the exons ATGGCAGCCAGACGTGTACTGTGGCCGAAAGAAGAGGTCGAGGCTTCATTGTCTtcggtggcggaccaaagaagaCGGAGGGAACTGGACGGTGCTGCTCGCAACGACAGAGTTTCTCAGTGGTTGAGCCAAATGGACGCCAAGTGGAGGGAGAGCGGCCTGGACTCCGCCGCTGGATTATTGAAGACCAAGCtggaggacg aatccctttccacatgcgagcCCGACTCCACCTCCATCATGGAGCCCCCAAGCTCCCCTGCTTCCACTTCAGATTCAGAAAATTTTGCTCGGACAccatcaacctccagcacgtcTCAGCAACGTCCAATCTCTG gcaagaggaaaaggggccACAGAAAGTTGGACCTTGCAAGCATTCTTGGGGAGATGCAGGCTGCAGAGGAGCGGCGCCGTGCCCAGCATGACGAGCACTTCCAGTTGCTCCTCAGCAGCGCACGCGAGGCACGGGAGCAGGAAGTGGCATTGCAGGAGCAGGAAGTGGCATTGCggagggaggagatggcccagaatgctgccttccaCCAGGCAGTGCTGAATTTGATGGAGAAGCTGTTGGAGGCTATGAGCAGCTGGCGAGAGTGA
- the txndc9 gene encoding thioredoxin domain-containing protein 9, producing the protein MANQSMDIITKVLEQSAKLVEEQVDAQLSKLNEMDEDDLERLKERRLEALKKAQKQKQEWLSKGHGEYREVPSEKDFFGEVKDSKNVVCHFYRNSTFRCKILDKHLAILAKKHVETKFLKLNVEKAPFLTERLRIKVIPTVALLIDGKTKDYVVGFSDLGNTDEFPTEMLEWRLGCADVINYSGNLMEPPTMTQRSGTKFTKVEKKTIRGRGYDSDSDSGDD; encoded by the exons ATGGCCAATCAGTCAATGGACATCATTACCAAGGTTTTGGAGCAGTCCGCCAAACTGGTGGAGGAGCAGGTGGACGCACAGTTGAGCAAACTGAATGAAATGGATGAAGATGACTTGGAGAGACTGAAGGAGAGGCGATTAGAGGCACTTAAAAAAGCGCAGAAACAGAAGCAG GAGTGGTTGTCCAAAGGCCATGGGGAGTACAGAGAAGTCCCCAGTGAGAAAGACTTTTTTGGTGAGGTGAAGGATAGCAAGAATGTTGTCTGCCACTTCTACAGAAATTCCACCTTCAG ATGTAAGATCCTTGACAAACACTTGGCCATCTTGGCAAAGAAGCATGTGGAGACCAAATTCCTCAAGCTGAATGTGGAAAAGGCCCCATTCCTGACGGAGAGGCTGCGCATTAAAGTTATTCCCACGGTGGCTTTGCTGATAGACGGAAAGACAAAGGACTATGTGGTTGGATTCTCTGACCTGGGCAACACGGATGAGTTTCCCACAGAGATGCTTGAATGGCGACTTGGCTGTGCAGATGTTATTAACTACAG CGGTAACCTGATGGAGCCCCCGACAATGACGCAGAGATCAGGCACAAAATTCACAAAAGTGGAGAAGAAAACCATCAGAGGACGAGGATACGATTCAGATTCAGACTCTGGAGATGACTGA